The proteins below are encoded in one region of Candidatus Fermentibacter sp.:
- a CDS encoding C25 family cysteine peptidase translates to MSDQGHGGSGGVYWYYEPSYMFTNQNYTGMTNSDRLTILHSMACDPGILSANGCSAERLMMWPDGGAIAVMYNSNYGWGTPPDMGPSEWLEVHFADQLFGSGIERIGDMQAAAKDAFKAAGGMTLQNWVLQENNYLGDPAEVFVSNQTGIGGGEGGAGLITALGPAFPNPAAGAFSVSWILPGPSSGAVLGVYDLAGREVWACDLTACQGGSGLLTVPGTDASGAPLPSGCYLIRLDSSSGCASSMVVLLGN, encoded by the coding sequence GTGAGCGACCAGGGTCACGGCGGCTCCGGCGGCGTATACTGGTACTACGAACCCTCCTACATGTTCACGAACCAGAACTACACCGGGATGACCAACTCCGACAGGCTGACCATCCTACACTCGATGGCCTGCGACCCCGGGATCCTGTCGGCCAACGGATGCAGCGCCGAGCGCCTGATGATGTGGCCCGACGGAGGCGCGATCGCCGTCATGTACAACTCGAACTACGGCTGGGGGACCCCTCCCGACATGGGTCCCTCGGAGTGGCTCGAGGTCCACTTCGCGGATCAGCTCTTCGGAAGCGGCATCGAGAGGATCGGCGACATGCAGGCCGCGGCGAAGGATGCCTTCAAGGCGGCAGGCGGCATGACCCTGCAGAACTGGGTCCTCCAGGAGAACAACTACCTGGGCGACCCAGCCGAGGTGTTCGTATCGAACCAGACCGGTATCGGCGGCGGGGAGGGCGGCGCGGGCCTGATCACCGCGCTCGGCCCGGCCTTCCCGAACCCCGCCGCGGGAGCCTTCAGCGTGTCCTGGATCCTGCCCGGACCTTCGTCGGGAGCCGTTCTCGGCGTGTACGACCTGGCCGGCCGCGAGGTCTGGGCATGTGATCTGACCGCCTGTCAGGGCGGCTCCGGCCTGCTCACGGTGCCCGGAACCGACGCTTCGGGTGCGCCGCTGCCATCGGGGTGCTACCTGATCCGCCTGGATTCGTCTTCGGGCTGCGCCTCGTCCATGGTGGTACTGCTCGGTAACTGA
- a CDS encoding C25 family cysteine peptidase — MRSSRSGIILRLVPVVLFCALPAEAGSIRFDLRFAVDDLSVSNYAGGELPACPGGLTWFDEGMPNLPVVTSTFVIPQGMSVTGAEVEILAGETLEGFHDILPVRVVPFGEEPGPFLRDPAIYISDARFPASPVVETSTGTRTGFQLGSVSISPFSYNPLSGRLSVITEATITLSYSSDPSVERLSLTAGQIGHAESMLAHIVANPGDLAACRPGERETDDSWPVWVAIGPASMEATLQPLVDHRNATGLQAAYVPLDSIYAAYTGYDTQEQIRNYLKYAYQNQGLVYALIIGDWGPTQRISSLVVGSDSLMLAQTADLYFSDLTRMWDGDGDHLYGENTDWLDYYADITVGRFSSDVQAHVATMVSKAISYETESAEGSWRTTALLCGAGLWPDTEPDGYWGSFVCDSISNRIPSSWVQLKRYEYWSGHPTDQIDMINQGAS; from the coding sequence ATGCGATCGTCCCGGTCCGGGATCATCCTTCGGCTCGTGCCCGTGGTTCTCTTCTGCGCCCTGCCGGCGGAGGCCGGATCGATACGGTTCGATCTCCGGTTCGCCGTAGATGACTTGTCTGTCTCGAACTACGCGGGCGGCGAGCTCCCGGCATGCCCCGGGGGGCTGACCTGGTTCGACGAGGGGATGCCGAACCTCCCCGTCGTGACGAGCACCTTCGTCATCCCTCAGGGGATGTCGGTGACGGGCGCGGAGGTCGAGATCCTTGCCGGGGAGACCCTCGAAGGCTTCCACGACATCCTGCCCGTGCGGGTCGTCCCCTTCGGAGAGGAGCCCGGGCCCTTCCTGCGCGATCCCGCCATCTACATCTCCGACGCACGGTTCCCGGCGAGCCCCGTAGTCGAGACCAGCACCGGCACGAGAACGGGCTTCCAGCTCGGGTCTGTATCCATCTCGCCCTTCTCGTACAATCCGCTGTCGGGCAGGCTCTCCGTGATCACCGAAGCAACGATCACCCTTTCCTATTCGTCCGATCCGTCAGTCGAGCGCCTCAGCCTCACCGCCGGGCAGATCGGCCACGCGGAATCCATGCTCGCCCACATCGTGGCGAATCCCGGGGATCTCGCGGCCTGCCGGCCCGGGGAACGCGAGACCGACGACTCCTGGCCTGTCTGGGTGGCCATAGGCCCTGCCTCGATGGAGGCGACGCTCCAGCCGCTCGTCGACCACCGGAACGCGACCGGGCTCCAGGCGGCCTACGTCCCGCTCGACTCGATCTACGCTGCCTACACGGGGTACGACACCCAGGAGCAGATCAGGAACTACCTCAAGTACGCCTATCAGAACCAGGGGCTCGTCTACGCACTGATCATCGGTGACTGGGGCCCGACCCAGCGGATCTCCAGCCTTGTAGTGGGCAGCGACAGCCTGATGCTCGCCCAGACTGCCGACCTCTACTTCTCCGATCTCACCAGGATGTGGGACGGAGACGGCGACCACCTGTACGGCGAGAACACCGACTGGCTCGACTACTACGCCGACATCACGGTGGGGAGGTTCAGCTCCGACGTGCAGGCGCACGTTGCCACGATGGTGTCCAAGGCGATCTCCTACGAGACGGAGTCGGCCGAAGGTTCGTGGCGCACCACAGCCCTCCTGTGCGGCGCCGGCCTGTGGCCGGATACCGAGCCCGACGGCTACTGGGGCAGCTTCGTCTGCGACTCGATCTCGAACAGGATCCCGTCGTCGTGGGTGCAGCTGAAGCGCTACGAATACTGGTCGGGCCACCCCACCGACCAGATCGACATGATCAACCAGGGCGCCAGCTAA
- a CDS encoding DUF853 family protein, with amino-acid sequence MDRILVGKGVEQVNLLAKYGNRHGLVAGATGTGKTVSLLVLAEGFSRMGVPVFMADVKGDVAGLAMPGEISDRVKERVSSIGIGGYSCEASPVILWDLYGKKGHPVRTTVSEMGPTLLGRILELNDTQSGVLEIAFKMADDQGLLLLDLEDLRALLGFVAEHRKDVSTEYGLVSAPSIAAIQRALLRLDREGGEGFFGEPALELGDLMRTDLQGRGVISILAADQLVMKPRLYSSFLLWLLSELFETLPEAGDEERPRMVFFFDEAHLLFADAPPALRQRVEQVVRLVRSKGVGVYFCSQFPDDVPDEILGQMGNRIQHALRAFTPRDLKAVKTAADTFVPNPPLDVAEVISQLGVGEALVSMLREKGVPMPVERAIICPPRCRMGSLTDAERDEVRRRSPLGSRYDVAVDRESAFEILSNRAAQAAPAAPDSKKEEEKPKGKLGEILWGTGRRQGMVQTLAKQTMRTVGSQVGRSIFRGLLGGILGRG; translated from the coding sequence GTGGACCGGATACTCGTGGGCAAGGGCGTCGAGCAGGTGAACCTCCTCGCGAAGTACGGGAACCGTCACGGCCTGGTCGCGGGGGCCACCGGCACGGGCAAGACCGTATCGCTGCTGGTGCTGGCCGAGGGCTTCTCACGCATGGGCGTGCCGGTCTTCATGGCGGACGTGAAGGGCGACGTGGCGGGCCTGGCGATGCCCGGCGAGATTAGCGACCGCGTGAAGGAGCGAGTCTCCTCGATCGGCATCGGGGGATACTCCTGCGAAGCCAGCCCCGTGATACTCTGGGACCTCTACGGGAAGAAGGGGCACCCTGTCCGCACCACCGTGAGCGAGATGGGCCCCACGCTCCTCGGCAGGATACTGGAACTCAACGATACCCAGTCGGGCGTGCTCGAGATCGCATTCAAGATGGCCGACGACCAGGGGCTCCTCCTCCTCGACCTCGAGGACCTGCGGGCGCTGCTCGGCTTCGTGGCGGAGCACCGGAAGGACGTGTCGACCGAGTACGGTCTGGTGTCCGCCCCCTCCATCGCCGCGATACAGCGCGCGCTTCTCAGGCTCGACCGCGAGGGCGGCGAGGGCTTCTTCGGGGAACCGGCCCTCGAGCTGGGTGACCTGATGAGGACGGACCTGCAGGGCAGGGGCGTGATCAGCATCCTGGCGGCCGACCAGCTCGTGATGAAGCCGCGCCTGTACTCGAGCTTCCTGCTGTGGCTCCTGTCGGAGCTCTTCGAGACCCTGCCGGAGGCCGGCGACGAGGAAAGGCCGCGGATGGTGTTCTTCTTCGACGAGGCCCACCTCCTCTTTGCCGATGCGCCCCCCGCCCTCCGGCAGAGGGTCGAGCAGGTCGTGCGGCTCGTCAGATCCAAGGGCGTAGGGGTCTACTTCTGCTCGCAGTTCCCCGACGACGTTCCCGACGAGATCCTGGGCCAGATGGGCAACCGCATCCAGCACGCCCTCCGGGCCTTCACCCCGCGCGACCTCAAGGCTGTGAAGACCGCCGCCGACACTTTCGTGCCCAACCCTCCGCTCGACGTGGCCGAGGTCATCTCGCAGCTCGGAGTAGGCGAGGCGCTTGTCTCCATGCTTCGCGAGAAGGGCGTCCCCATGCCGGTCGAGCGGGCGATCATCTGCCCTCCCAGGTGCAGGATGGGCTCCCTGACCGACGCGGAGAGGGACGAGGTGCGCAGGCGCAGCCCCCTCGGCTCGAGGTACGACGTCGCGGTGGACAGGGAGTCGGCCTTCGAGATCCTGTCGAACCGCGCCGCCCAGGCCGCGCCCGCGGCGCCCGACTCGAAGAAGGAGGAGGAGAAGCCGAAGGGAAAACTCGGCGAGATCCTCTGGGGCACCGGCCGGCGCCAGGGCATGGTGCAGACGCTGGCCAAGCAGACCATGCGGACGGTCGGCAGCCAGGTGGGGCGCTCGATATTCAGGGGTCTGCTGGGAGGGATCCTCGGGAGGGGCTAG
- a CDS encoding RNA methyltransferase — protein MERVESPGNRSVRRAVELSTPRGVDKHGAFLVEGPRFVADMVRRSPGLILELLVCEGAPAASGLPGGGGIRALLLPGKVFGLFSDTVHSQGVAAVCRLPVQPERLEPGGGPSSVLVMDGISDPGNAGTLLRCAAAFGFSAVLALEGTCNPYSPKVSRAAAGANAFLPVMRGLDAPKASAILEVAGYTALAAEKGGRPVYSASIPSRCALVVGSEAHGISEAARTMCRGSLAVPQSRDVESLNAAVAGAVLMSWIASSRATGRA, from the coding sequence GTGGAGAGGGTCGAGTCGCCCGGCAACCGCTCCGTCAGGAGGGCCGTCGAACTCTCGACCCCCAGGGGAGTGGACAAGCACGGGGCCTTCCTGGTGGAGGGCCCCAGGTTTGTCGCCGACATGGTTCGCAGAAGCCCCGGTCTGATCCTCGAACTGCTCGTTTGCGAGGGGGCTCCCGCCGCTTCGGGCCTGCCGGGCGGAGGAGGCATCAGAGCCCTGCTGCTCCCCGGGAAGGTCTTCGGCCTGTTTTCGGATACCGTACACTCGCAGGGCGTGGCAGCCGTGTGCAGGCTGCCGGTGCAGCCCGAAAGGCTCGAGCCGGGCGGCGGGCCCTCGTCGGTCCTCGTGATGGACGGGATATCCGATCCCGGAAACGCCGGGACCCTCCTGAGGTGTGCCGCCGCCTTCGGTTTTTCAGCCGTGCTGGCCCTCGAGGGCACGTGCAACCCCTACTCCCCCAAGGTGTCCAGGGCAGCCGCGGGGGCGAATGCATTCCTGCCGGTGATGCGGGGGCTGGACGCTCCGAAGGCGTCCGCCATCCTCGAAGTCGCGGGATACACGGCACTTGCCGCGGAGAAGGGCGGGCGCCCCGTCTACTCCGCGTCCATACCCTCGAGATGCGCCCTCGTGGTCGGCTCCGAAGCCCATGGGATATCGGAAGCGGCCCGGACCATGTGCCGGGGCTCCCTCGCGGTGCCCCAGTCGCGGGATGTCGAATCCCTCAACGCCGCGGTCGCCGGCGCCGTTCTGATGAGCTGGATCGCCTCGTCCCGCGCGACGGGGAGGGCCTAG
- a CDS encoding GDP-mannose 4,6-dehydratase produces MGDLKIRGYDCLVTGGAGFIGSHVCEALLAKGRSVLVLDDLSTGNLANLENCVADPGFSYTIGSVCDESLVAEAVDLCGSVIHLAAAVGVETIIRHPVETIEVNVRGTENVLRAAGRKGRRTFIASTSEVYGKGEAVPFQEDGDLVFGPTSRSRWSYACSKTIDEFLALAYSKARGLPVTIGRLFNTVGPRQSGRYGMVLPRFIRQALAGEPITVYGDGTQTRCFSLVYEVVDCIVALMETRDSAGLAVNIGSTEEISIMDLAGLVRQKTGSASEIRLVPYDEAYPKDFEDMQRRVPDVSRLRGLVGIAPGAGIAEIIDRILSSGRHPS; encoded by the coding sequence TTGGGCGATCTGAAGATCCGCGGATACGACTGCCTCGTTACGGGCGGGGCGGGCTTCATCGGTTCGCACGTCTGCGAGGCCCTGCTCGCGAAGGGCAGGAGCGTGCTCGTCCTCGACGACCTATCCACGGGCAACCTCGCGAACCTCGAGAACTGCGTCGCCGACCCCGGCTTCAGCTACACGATCGGCTCGGTCTGCGACGAGTCGCTCGTGGCCGAGGCGGTGGACCTCTGCGGCTCCGTGATACACCTGGCCGCCGCGGTCGGGGTCGAGACGATCATACGGCATCCCGTGGAGACCATCGAGGTGAACGTACGGGGCACCGAGAACGTGCTCCGCGCCGCGGGCAGGAAGGGCCGCAGGACGTTCATAGCGTCCACCTCGGAGGTCTACGGCAAGGGCGAAGCCGTGCCCTTCCAGGAGGACGGCGACCTGGTTTTCGGTCCCACGAGCCGCAGCCGCTGGAGCTACGCCTGCTCGAAGACGATAGACGAGTTCCTGGCCCTGGCCTACTCGAAGGCGCGAGGCCTCCCAGTCACCATAGGCCGCCTGTTCAACACGGTCGGCCCCAGGCAGTCCGGCAGGTACGGCATGGTGCTGCCCCGGTTCATCAGGCAGGCCCTCGCCGGGGAACCGATCACGGTCTACGGCGACGGCACGCAGACCAGGTGCTTCAGCCTCGTGTACGAGGTGGTGGACTGCATCGTGGCCCTGATGGAGACGCGGGATTCGGCCGGTCTCGCGGTGAACATCGGCTCCACCGAGGAGATCTCCATAATGGACCTCGCAGGCCTGGTGAGGCAGAAGACCGGCTCGGCCTCCGAGATCAGGCTGGTGCCCTACGACGAGGCCTACCCGAAGGACTTCGAGGACATGCAGAGGCGCGTGCCCGATGTGTCGAGGCTCCGCGGCCTGGTGGGCATCGCCCCGGGCGCGGGCATAGCGGAGATCATCGACAGGATACTGTCTTCGGGCCGGCATCCCTCCTGA
- a CDS encoding sodium ion-translocating decarboxylase subunit beta: protein MSPAGRLLGVLTAAAGSQSQTSSDLMSIFRTTGFGNFEIGNIVMIVVGLSMIWLAVRKNYEPLLLIPIGFGIVAGNIPYDPTLMPIGYQDVLNGQQSVFNLYYFGVSSGLFPPLIFLGIGAMTDFSALLSNPKLLLLGAAAQIGIFLTLMGSLLLGFDLKEAAAIGIIGGADGPTAIFVASQMAPHLLGAIAIAAYSYMGLVPVIQPPIMKLLTTPAERRIRMRPARQVSRVEKVLFPIVAFIVTAFIAPGAITLLGMLFFGNLLRESGVTNRLSDSAQNALNNIVVMLLGFSVGTSTQASFFLTSQSILIFALGAASFATASAGGVLFAKFMNLFLKEGCKVNPLIGSAGVSAVPDSARVSEIVGREYDPKNHLLMHAMGPNVAGVIGSAIAAGVLLAMIPH from the coding sequence ATGTCCCCGGCCGGCCGCCTACTGGGCGTGCTGACGGCCGCAGCAGGTTCTCAGTCCCAGACCTCGTCCGATCTCATGAGCATCTTCCGGACCACCGGGTTCGGGAACTTCGAGATCGGCAACATCGTCATGATAGTGGTCGGGCTCTCGATGATCTGGCTCGCCGTCAGGAAGAACTACGAACCGCTGCTCCTGATCCCCATCGGATTCGGGATAGTGGCGGGCAACATCCCGTACGATCCCACCCTGATGCCGATAGGCTACCAGGACGTACTGAACGGCCAGCAGTCCGTCTTCAACCTGTACTACTTCGGAGTGTCGAGCGGCCTGTTCCCTCCCCTGATCTTCCTCGGTATCGGGGCCATGACCGACTTCAGCGCCCTGCTGTCGAATCCGAAGCTGCTCCTCCTCGGAGCCGCAGCGCAGATCGGGATATTCCTCACCCTGATGGGATCCCTGCTTCTCGGCTTCGATCTGAAGGAAGCCGCCGCGATAGGGATCATCGGCGGAGCCGACGGGCCCACCGCGATCTTCGTCGCGAGCCAGATGGCCCCGCATCTGCTGGGGGCCATCGCCATCGCGGCCTACTCCTACATGGGCCTGGTGCCCGTGATCCAGCCGCCCATCATGAAGCTGCTCACCACGCCTGCCGAGCGCAGGATCAGGATGAGACCGGCCCGGCAGGTGTCGCGGGTGGAGAAGGTGCTCTTCCCCATAGTGGCCTTCATCGTGACGGCCTTCATCGCCCCGGGCGCGATCACCCTGCTCGGGATGCTCTTCTTCGGGAACCTCCTCCGGGAGAGCGGGGTGACGAACCGCCTGTCCGACAGCGCCCAGAACGCCCTCAACAACATCGTGGTGATGCTGCTGGGCTTCTCGGTGGGCACCAGCACCCAGGCGAGCTTCTTCCTCACCTCCCAGTCGATCCTGATCTTCGCCCTGGGTGCGGCCAGCTTCGCCACCGCGTCGGCGGGCGGCGTGCTCTTCGCGAAGTTCATGAACCTGTTCCTCAAGGAGGGCTGCAAGGTCAACCCGCTGATCGGTTCGGCGGGAGTCTCGGCCGTCCCCGACTCCGCGCGCGTGTCGGAGATAGTCGGGCGCGAATACGACCCGAAGAACCATCTCCTCATGCACGCCATGGGGCCGAACGTGGCCGGCGTAATTGGCAGCGCGATAGCGGCCGGCGTCCTGCTGGCGATGATCCCGCACTAG